A region of Liolophura sinensis isolate JHLJ2023 chromosome 8, CUHK_Ljap_v2, whole genome shotgun sequence DNA encodes the following proteins:
- the LOC135472890 gene encoding cell adhesion molecule Dscam1-like isoform X1, protein MKFAYDFLTQCAVLLLHCYSLVIYARVLSDDVSSPRILPTPTNLTVAAGDVAKIECKIQNLGGRTVVWRRASEPNPLSIGTMPYTEKHRIRVQHRGQLWTIYIGNVQPADSGVYECQISSKENLRKLFMLRVNGTGTGTGLYPKDVADTSGTMKPTIHVRGTEVVEVGQPIRLECNTSRIVDSPQALDWFRNGDKIRPNFSRKVTIKSGELRGTGLFTSRLEIEHSQKSDTGMYLCRNAEEDVARIYVDVLNTYSSNVKRGGSLSSEGSGSSKGSGSSPMCSVCQLWALVTVCLSLLLL, encoded by the exons CCCGGGTGTTAAGTGATGACGTATCCTCCCCGCGGATTCTACCCACGCCCACGAACCTGACAGTGGCAGCGGGGGACGTGGCCAAGATCGAATGTAAAATACAGAATCTCGGCGGGAGAACT GTGGTGTGGAGAAGAGCGTCAGAGCCTAATCCCTTGTCCATAGGGACGATGCCATATACGGAAAAGCACCGCATTCGTGTGCAACACAGGGGCCAACTGTGGACGATTTACATCGGCAATGTCCAGCCAGCCGATAGCGGCGTCTACGAATGTCAGATTAGCTCCAAAGAAAACCTGAGGAAATTGTTCATGTTACGTGTTAAcg GTACCGGAACCGGCACAGGACTGTATCCTAAAG ACGTCGCGGATACTTCGGGGACCATGAAACCGA CGATCCACGTCCGTGGTACGGAGGTTGTTGAAGTTGGTCAACCGATACGTCTGGAGTGCAACACATCCAGGATTGTCGACTCACCGCAAGCTTTAGATTGGTTCAGGAACGGCGATAAAATCAGGCCAAATTTTAGCAGAAAAGTTACCATAAAAAGTGGCGAGCTGCGAGGTACGGGTTTGTTCACGAGCAGGCTGGAGATAGAGCACAGCCAGAAAAGCGATACGGGAATGTATCTATGTCGTAATGCCGAAGAGGACGTGGCTAGGATCTATGTAGATGTGCTCAACA cATACAGCAGCAATGTAAAAAGAGGAG GTTCCTTGTCATCCGAAGGGTCAGGGAGTAGCAAAGGAAGTGGTTCCAGCCCGATGTGCAGTGTGTGTCAGTTATGGGCGCTGGTTACAGTTTGTCTGTCTTTGCTGCTCCTCTAG
- the LOC135472890 gene encoding zwei Ig domain protein zig-8-like isoform X2: MKFAYDFLTQCAVLLLHCYSLVIYARVLSDDVSSPRILPTPTNLTVAAGDVAKIECKIQNLGGRTVVWRRASEPNPLSIGTMPYTEKHRIRVQHRGQLWTIYIGNVQPADSGVYECQISSKENLRKLFMLRVNDVADTSGTMKPTIHVRGTEVVEVGQPIRLECNTSRIVDSPQALDWFRNGDKIRPNFSRKVTIKSGELRGTGLFTSRLEIEHSQKSDTGMYLCRNAEEDVARIYVDVLNTYSSNVKRGGSLSSEGSGSSKGSGSSPMCSVCQLWALVTVCLSLLLL, translated from the exons CCCGGGTGTTAAGTGATGACGTATCCTCCCCGCGGATTCTACCCACGCCCACGAACCTGACAGTGGCAGCGGGGGACGTGGCCAAGATCGAATGTAAAATACAGAATCTCGGCGGGAGAACT GTGGTGTGGAGAAGAGCGTCAGAGCCTAATCCCTTGTCCATAGGGACGATGCCATATACGGAAAAGCACCGCATTCGTGTGCAACACAGGGGCCAACTGTGGACGATTTACATCGGCAATGTCCAGCCAGCCGATAGCGGCGTCTACGAATGTCAGATTAGCTCCAAAGAAAACCTGAGGAAATTGTTCATGTTACGTGTTAAcg ACGTCGCGGATACTTCGGGGACCATGAAACCGA CGATCCACGTCCGTGGTACGGAGGTTGTTGAAGTTGGTCAACCGATACGTCTGGAGTGCAACACATCCAGGATTGTCGACTCACCGCAAGCTTTAGATTGGTTCAGGAACGGCGATAAAATCAGGCCAAATTTTAGCAGAAAAGTTACCATAAAAAGTGGCGAGCTGCGAGGTACGGGTTTGTTCACGAGCAGGCTGGAGATAGAGCACAGCCAGAAAAGCGATACGGGAATGTATCTATGTCGTAATGCCGAAGAGGACGTGGCTAGGATCTATGTAGATGTGCTCAACA cATACAGCAGCAATGTAAAAAGAGGAG GTTCCTTGTCATCCGAAGGGTCAGGGAGTAGCAAAGGAAGTGGTTCCAGCCCGATGTGCAGTGTGTGTCAGTTATGGGCGCTGGTTACAGTTTGTCTGTCTTTGCTGCTCCTCTAG